In Streptomyces sp. NBC_00483, a single window of DNA contains:
- a CDS encoding heparin lyase I family protein, translating to MHRNALRAYATAAAAIGCAITFCVSTAHAAVIWDGDASQGTGAFATTLCDSPGSVTTGNWNDGHGTFFKFNKPIGTPRCEGHSVRTSAGEYTFKNNSTYWFGWDSMTKTGNAQTVFQWKSNGTNDQHSQNYPVLMKVEDGQLKAWYVAPGETWIPIGSTPWTEGAWHSVQLGITTDSAGQGTLSVYKDGNRFASRTGARTWDDLGNKPRWGTYFGTDTSTASINWVAGLKMGTSREDVD from the coding sequence ATGCACCGCAACGCCCTGCGCGCATACGCCACTGCGGCGGCCGCTATCGGCTGCGCCATCACCTTCTGCGTCTCCACCGCGCACGCCGCCGTCATCTGGGACGGGGACGCGTCCCAGGGCACGGGCGCCTTCGCCACCACGCTGTGCGACAGCCCCGGCAGCGTCACGACGGGCAACTGGAACGACGGGCACGGCACGTTCTTCAAGTTCAACAAGCCCATCGGCACGCCGCGTTGCGAAGGACACAGCGTGCGTACCTCGGCAGGCGAGTACACGTTCAAGAACAACAGCACGTACTGGTTCGGCTGGGACTCGATGACCAAGACCGGCAACGCGCAGACCGTGTTCCAGTGGAAGTCCAACGGCACCAACGACCAGCACAGCCAGAACTATCCCGTCCTCATGAAGGTCGAGGACGGGCAGCTCAAGGCCTGGTACGTCGCACCCGGCGAGACGTGGATCCCTATTGGCAGTACGCCCTGGACCGAGGGCGCCTGGCACTCCGTCCAACTGGGCATCACCACGGACTCCGCGGGGCAGGGCACCTTGTCCGTCTACAAGGACGGCAACCGGTTCGCCTCCCGCACCGGGGCCCGAACCTGGGACGACCTGGGCAACAAGCCACGCTGGGGCACCTACTTCGGCACGGACACCAGCACCGCCTCCATCAACTGGGTCGCCGGACTGAAGATGGGGACGTCCCGGGAAGACGTCGACTGA
- a CDS encoding MFS transporter gives MSITPAAAQHPSTTGRGAPLRLLGNRRLDRYPERGPRYWYLGIVVAVTIILYYQLYVQYAVSTAIIGEYDMSFRYFVYISVAANAVGAFASLAAGLADRWGRANIVVYGLLVVGLLTTFALPHAPDKVSYLLGYCAVALVEGMILVATPALIRDFSPQLGRASAMGYWTMGPIIGSLVVTAVTSRTYGGGTNWQDEIRFAGISGLVLFVVALFGLRELAPALRDQIMVSLRDRALVEARAKGIDTQAALHGQWRQMMRLDVIGSAVAISLYLMLYYAAVGNFVLYFSTTFGYTPQRANALLNWYWGANAVSLVVAGLLSDRLRVRKPFMLLGALGSIGFTAAFALRATQPDTGYYTFALIVVGIGVTSGVAYSPWMASFTETVERRNPAATATGLAIWGWVVRITVALSAALLPLVVHSTTPLIEHGAEVKQASVQAAPALKIRAAHPKLFAQLDTYAPGKVPPALQARAQDEVGAAGLRTVQKAAPQLKVLSEHGAEVEQATADTPGQWQAWWWVCLGGQALFLPFVFVMSGRWRPRDARRDLSDHEEAVARQLSEMHSEEEEGARA, from the coding sequence GTGTCGATCACGCCTGCGGCGGCGCAGCACCCGAGTACCACCGGGCGGGGCGCGCCCCTGCGTCTGCTCGGAAACCGGCGGCTCGACCGGTATCCCGAACGCGGGCCTCGCTACTGGTACTTGGGGATCGTGGTGGCCGTCACGATCATTCTCTACTACCAGCTGTACGTGCAGTACGCGGTGTCGACCGCCATCATCGGCGAGTACGACATGTCGTTCCGGTACTTCGTGTACATCTCGGTGGCGGCGAACGCCGTCGGCGCGTTCGCCTCGCTGGCGGCGGGCCTCGCCGACCGGTGGGGACGGGCCAACATCGTGGTCTACGGCCTGCTCGTGGTGGGTCTGCTCACCACGTTCGCGCTGCCGCACGCGCCGGACAAGGTGAGCTACCTGCTCGGATACTGCGCCGTCGCGCTCGTCGAGGGCATGATCCTGGTGGCGACCCCGGCGCTGATCCGTGACTTCTCTCCGCAGCTCGGCCGCGCTTCCGCGATGGGCTACTGGACGATGGGGCCGATCATCGGCAGCCTCGTCGTCACCGCGGTGACCTCCCGCACCTACGGGGGCGGGACGAACTGGCAGGACGAGATCCGCTTCGCCGGGATCAGCGGACTCGTGTTGTTCGTCGTCGCGTTGTTCGGGCTGCGGGAACTCGCGCCGGCACTGCGCGACCAGATCATGGTGAGCCTGCGCGACCGTGCGCTGGTCGAGGCACGGGCCAAGGGCATCGACACGCAGGCGGCGCTGCACGGGCAGTGGCGGCAGATGATGCGCCTGGACGTGATCGGCTCGGCGGTCGCCATCAGCCTGTACCTCATGCTGTACTACGCGGCCGTCGGCAACTTCGTGCTGTACTTCTCCACCACGTTCGGCTACACACCGCAGCGCGCGAACGCCCTGCTCAACTGGTACTGGGGGGCCAACGCGGTGTCACTGGTGGTCGCGGGGCTGCTGTCCGACCGGCTGCGGGTGCGCAAGCCCTTCATGCTCCTCGGCGCACTCGGTTCGATCGGGTTCACGGCGGCGTTCGCCCTGCGCGCCACCCAACCGGACACCGGCTACTACACGTTCGCTCTCATCGTCGTCGGGATCGGAGTGACCAGTGGTGTGGCCTACTCGCCGTGGATGGCGAGTTTCACCGAGACCGTCGAGCGGCGCAACCCGGCGGCCACGGCGACCGGGCTCGCGATCTGGGGCTGGGTCGTGCGGATCACGGTCGCCCTCTCCGCTGCCCTGCTGCCGCTCGTCGTGCACTCGACGACCCCGCTCATCGAGCACGGCGCCGAGGTCAAGCAGGCCTCCGTGCAGGCGGCACCCGCGCTGAAGATCCGCGCGGCCCACCCGAAGCTGTTCGCCCAACTCGACACGTATGCACCGGGGAAGGTACCGCCGGCGCTGCAGGCGCGCGCGCAGGACGAAGTCGGTGCCGCTGGATTGCGGACCGTACAGAAGGCGGCACCACAGCTGAAGGTGCTAAGCGAACACGGAGCCGAGGTCGAGCAGGCCACCGCCGACACCCCTGGCCAGTGGCAGGCGTGGTGGTGGGTGTGTCTGGGCGGGCAGGCACTGTTCCTGCCCTTCGTGTTCGTCATGTCGGGTCGGTGGCGGCCGCGGGACGCGCGGCGGGACCTCAGTGACCATGAGGAGGCCGTGGCCCGGCAGTTGTCCGAGATGCACAGCGAAGAGGAAGAAGGTGCCCGCGCATGA